In one Lolium rigidum isolate FL_2022 chromosome 3, APGP_CSIRO_Lrig_0.1, whole genome shotgun sequence genomic region, the following are encoded:
- the LOC124695241 gene encoding protein NODULATION SIGNALING PATHWAY 2-like, whose translation MDVTMEDVIGELEISGCSSITTSPSSSSLDDGMGLYPWNALSPVGDWGAFCSDDGTGHDLHGLIESMLCDDSLIGADHLALFPDGPSCSNPSSTTTTNPGTPVQLDDLQQECNPEKGLRLLHLLMAAAEALSGPHKSRELARVILVRLKDMVSATGANAGASNMERLAAHFTDALQGLLDGSHAVAGRQSAVAASHHNTGDVLTAFQMLQDMSPYMKFGHFTANQAILEAVAGDRRVHIVDYDLAEGIQWSSLMQAMTSRPDGVSPPHLRITAVTRGGGGGARAVQEAGRRLAAFAGSIGQPFSFGHCRLDSDEMFRPTTVRLVKGETLVGNCILHQAAATTSIRRPPGSVASFLTGMAALGAKVVTVVEEEGEAEKENEEEAAGGFVGRFMEELHRYSAVWDSLEAGFPTQSRVRGLVERVILAPNIAGAVSRAYRGMDGADGEGRRGWGEWMRGSGFKAVPLSCFNHSQARLLLGLFNDGYTVEETTPNKIVLGWKARRLLSASVWAPPPLSVPSSPAEGAFQTMGMAPASVGFSRTEFDFIDSFLVEPAYALV comes from the coding sequence ATGGACGTGACCATGGAGGATGTGATCGGGGAGCTCGAGATCTCCGGCTGCAGCTCCATCACCACCTCCCCCTCCTCATCCTCCCTCGACGACGGCATGGGGCTCTACCCCTGGAATGCGCTGTCCCCCGTCGGCGACTGGGGCGCCTTCTGCTCCGACGACGGCACCGGCCATGACCTCCACGGCCTCATCGAGTCCATGCTCTGCGACGACAGTCTCATCGGTGCCGACCACCTGGCCTTGTTCCCGGACGGGCCATCCTGCTCCAACccgagcagcaccaccaccacgaaCCCCGGCACGCCCGTGCAGCTCGACGACCTGCAGCAGGAGTGCAACCCCGAGAAGGGCCTCCGGCTGCTGCACCTGCTCATGGCGGCCGCCGAGGCGCTCTCCGGCCCGCACAAGAGCCGGGAGCTGGCACGGGTGATATTGGTTCGGCTCAAGGACATGGTCTCCGCCACCGGCGCCAACGCCGGCGCCTCCAACATGGAGCGCCTCGCCGCGCACTTCACCGACGCGCTCCAGGGCCTCCTCGATGGATCCCACGCCGTCGCCGGTAGGCAGTCCGCCGTTGCCGCCTCTCACCACAACACCGGCGACGTGCTCACCGCATTCCAGATGCTCCAGGACATGTCACCCTACATGAAGTTCGGCCACTTCACCGCCAACCAGGCGATCCTCGAGGCGGTGGCGGGCGACCGGCGCGTACACATCGTCGACTACGACCTCGCCGAGGGCATCCAGTGGTCGTCCCTGATGCAGGCCATGACGTCGCGCCCCGACGGCGTGTCGCCTCCCCACCTGCGCATCACCGCTGTCACgagaggcggtggtggcggcgcacggGCGGTCCAGGAGGCCGGACGGCGGCTCGCGGCCTTCGCGGGATCCATCGGGCAGCCCTTCTCGTTCGGCCATTGCCGTCTGGACTCGGACGAGATGTTCAGGCCGACGACGGTCCGATTGGTCAAGGGGGAGACCCTCGTGGGCAACTGCATACTCCACCAAGCCGCGGCGACGACCAGCATCAGACGTCCGCCTGGCTCGGTGGCGTCGTTCTTGACCGGCATGGCCGCGCTCGGTGCCaaggtggtgacggtggtggaggaggaaggggaagcGGAGAAGGagaacgaggaggaggcggcgggcggctTCGTGGGCCGCTTCATGGAGGAGCTGCACCGGTATTCAGCGGTGTGGGACTCGCTGGAGGCCGGGTTCCCGACGCAGAGCCGGGTGCGCGGCCTGGTGGAGCGGGTCATCCTCGCCCCCAACATCGCCGGCGCCGTGAGCCGCGCGTACCGAGGGATGGACGGCGCCGACGGCGAGGGGAGGCGCGGGTGGGGAGAGTGGATGCGCGGGAGCGGGTTCAAGGCCGTGCCGCTCAGCTGCTTCAACCACAGCCAGGCCAGGCTACTCCTCGGCCTGTTCAACGACGGGTACACGGTGGAGGAGACGACACCGAACAAGATCGTGCTCGGCTGGAAGGCCCGGCGGCTGCTCTCGGCGTCCGTATGGGCGCCACCGCCGCTCTCCGTGCCGTCGTCGCCGGCGGAAGGGGCCTTCCAGACCATGGGGATGGCACCGGCCAGCGTCGGCTTTAGCCGGACGGAGTTCGACTTCATCGACTCCTTCCTAGTAGAGCCTGCGTACGCGCTAGTCTGA